A single genomic interval of Microbacterium sp. zg-Y1090 harbors:
- a CDS encoding rhomboid family intramembrane serine protease gives MASADFRTNPENFCYRHPDRQSFVLCQRCLRTICPECQTQMPVGVICPECLRDQQQAAKVTRMPRRRGSVRARAADSRPLVTYAIVIVTSLTYLVTLIPGIGNIVQGYLAFNSAFLFPGIGFQPWRLLTVTLVHASLWHVALNMLALWALGRSLEPLLGRVRFLALYLLSALGGSVLVSLLAPGTWVVGASGAVWGLLGAMFVIGRHLGVNVTAIAVLLGLNLVITFLPGSNISWQAHIGGGLVGALVAYIFARTRARAQQRTQMWLLIGVAVGLLALLVVPVLVYG, from the coding sequence GTGGCCTCCGCGGACTTCCGCACCAATCCGGAGAACTTCTGCTACCGGCATCCCGATCGGCAGAGCTTCGTGCTGTGCCAGCGGTGCCTGCGCACGATCTGCCCGGAATGCCAGACGCAGATGCCCGTCGGGGTGATCTGCCCGGAGTGCCTGCGCGATCAGCAGCAGGCCGCGAAGGTCACGCGGATGCCACGGCGTCGCGGGTCGGTGCGCGCGCGCGCCGCCGACTCGCGGCCCCTGGTGACGTACGCGATCGTCATCGTGACGTCGCTGACCTACCTCGTCACCCTGATCCCCGGGATCGGCAACATCGTCCAGGGGTACCTGGCCTTCAACAGCGCGTTCCTGTTCCCCGGCATCGGGTTCCAGCCCTGGCGGCTGCTGACGGTCACCCTCGTGCACGCGAGCCTCTGGCACGTCGCACTGAACATGCTGGCGCTGTGGGCGCTCGGTCGCAGCCTCGAGCCGCTGCTCGGGCGCGTGCGGTTCCTGGCGCTCTACCTGCTGAGCGCCCTGGGCGGTTCGGTGCTGGTGTCGCTGCTGGCGCCCGGAACCTGGGTCGTCGGAGCCTCGGGCGCCGTGTGGGGACTGCTCGGGGCCATGTTCGTGATCGGCCGGCATCTCGGGGTCAACGTCACGGCCATCGCCGTGCTGCTGGGGCTGAACCTGGTGATCACCTTCCTGCCGGGATCGAACATCTCCTGGCAGGCGCACATCGGCGGCGGGCTGGTCGGAGCCCTGGTGGCGTACATCTTCGCGCGCACGCGGGCGCGTGCACAGCAGCGCACGCAGATGTGGCTGCTCATCGGCGTCGCGGTCGGGTTGCTCGCGCTGCTCGTCGTGCCGGTTCTCGTCTACGGGTGA
- a CDS encoding cell division protein CrgA, producing the protein MAPSDKRDDPVSERPEGTAPNPVWFKPIMFGLMLIGLVWVLVFYLSSSQLPIPGLGSWNLVIGFGIAFVGFLMTTRWR; encoded by the coding sequence ATGGCACCTAGCGACAAGCGCGACGACCCGGTTTCCGAGCGCCCTGAGGGCACCGCCCCCAACCCCGTGTGGTTCAAGCCGATCATGTTCGGGCTCATGCTCATCGGTCTCGTCTGGGTGCTCGTCTTCTACTTGAGCAGCTCGCAGTTGCCCATCCCGGGACTCGGCTCGTGGAATCTGGTCATCGGTTTCGGCATCGCCTTCGTGGGCTTTCTGATGACGACCCGCTGGCGCTGA
- a CDS encoding class E sortase, which yields MTSIPPTLGMRTRSAAPSRRPSAWGVLGEVLITFGVIVLLYVAWQMWIGDAIISTQRQAEAREVTEQWASAPVDPVPDAAEPAAEPIVAEPVGEGEVFATLHIPRFGDDWIFPIAEGVSKTQVLDPIGVGHYPGTPMPGAMGNVALAAHRYTHGAPFENVPSLQVGDAIVLETADGWYTYRYRNMEYVRPDEVSVLAPVPQNPGAAADGRYLTLTTCSPMWSTQERIAAYAVFESFTPRAAGEPDALTSAEGA from the coding sequence GTGACATCGATACCCCCAACCCTCGGCATGCGCACGCGCAGTGCGGCGCCGTCGCGCCGGCCGTCGGCATGGGGAGTGCTCGGCGAAGTCCTCATCACCTTCGGTGTCATCGTGCTGTTGTACGTGGCCTGGCAGATGTGGATCGGGGACGCGATCATCAGCACCCAGCGCCAGGCCGAGGCGCGTGAGGTCACCGAGCAGTGGGCCAGCGCACCCGTCGATCCCGTGCCGGATGCCGCGGAGCCGGCAGCCGAGCCCATCGTGGCCGAGCCGGTCGGCGAAGGCGAGGTCTTCGCGACGCTGCACATCCCGCGCTTCGGCGACGACTGGATCTTCCCCATCGCCGAAGGTGTGAGCAAGACGCAGGTGCTCGACCCCATCGGCGTCGGGCACTATCCGGGCACGCCCATGCCCGGGGCGATGGGCAACGTCGCCCTCGCCGCCCACCGCTACACGCATGGCGCGCCGTTCGAGAACGTGCCGTCGCTGCAGGTGGGAGATGCCATCGTCCTCGAGACCGCCGACGGCTGGTACACGTACCGGTACCGCAACATGGAGTACGTGCGTCCCGACGAGGTCTCCGTGCTCGCGCCGGTGCCGCAGAACCCTGGCGCGGCCGCCGACGGGCGCTACCTCACCCTCACCACCTGCAGCCCGATGTGGTCCACCCAGGAGCGCATCGCCGCCTACGCCGTGTTCGAATCGTTCACCCCTCGCGCCGCGGGCGAACCCGACGCGCTGACCTCGGCCGAAGGAGCCTGA
- a CDS encoding anthranilate synthase component II: MMRGRVLVVDNHDSFVHTLVGYLDELGAMASLVEADAIDDADATLAGFDGVMISPGPGTPARAGASIAVVHAAAATGLPLLGVCLGHQALAEAFGASVATAPELMHGMTSRVHHDGSALYAGLPDPFTAGRYHSLAVVPETLTPELVVTSRTPEGVVMGLSHRSLPLQGVQFHPESVLTEGGYRLLGNWLELVGVTDAARRGAGLHPHRGAVV, from the coding sequence ATGATGCGAGGCCGGGTGCTCGTGGTCGACAACCATGACAGCTTCGTGCACACCCTCGTGGGCTACCTCGACGAACTGGGGGCCATGGCATCCCTCGTCGAGGCCGACGCGATCGATGACGCCGACGCGACACTGGCGGGGTTCGACGGCGTGATGATCTCACCCGGGCCGGGCACGCCCGCGCGCGCGGGGGCGTCGATCGCGGTCGTGCACGCCGCCGCCGCGACAGGATTGCCGCTGCTGGGCGTGTGCCTCGGGCACCAAGCCCTCGCCGAGGCGTTCGGGGCGAGCGTCGCCACGGCGCCCGAGTTGATGCACGGCATGACGAGCCGTGTGCACCACGACGGCAGCGCGCTGTACGCCGGGCTTCCGGACCCGTTCACCGCCGGGAGATACCATTCCCTCGCCGTCGTGCCCGAGACGCTGACCCCCGAACTGGTCGTCACCAGCCGCACCCCGGAGGGCGTGGTGATGGGCCTGTCGCATCGCTCGCTGCCGCTCCAGGGTGTGCAGTTCCACCCGGAGAGCGTGCTGACCGAGGGCGGCTACCGGCTGCTGGGCAACTGGCTTGAGCTCGTCGGCGTGACGGATGCCGCGCGGCGCGGCGCCGGTCTGCACCCCCACCGCGGAGCGGTCGTCTAG
- the pknB gene encoding Stk1 family PASTA domain-containing Ser/Thr kinase, with product MSAEPRVLSGRYRVDEPIGRGGMARVYRGYDLTLGRPVAIKILKRDLAEDSAFRTRFRLEAQAASRMSNPTIVRVYDAGEDAETDPDGSVHPVPYIVMELVDGELLKDLVAAGPLAADTAVRYVDGILEALEYSHRAGVVHRDIKPGNVMVTDSGQVKVMDFGIARAVSDSSSTVADTTAILGTAAYFSPEQAKGEPVDARADVYSTGVVLYELLTGRQPFRGESPVAVAYQHVSETPVPPSEVNPTVPRALDAVVLRALAKDPFQRFQDAAAFREALDSAVDGRTPSKRQVGALTSQLYGPDPRQAQDTARSLRQLTTDTTMTRTQSGPPAAWIWAGVVLLIALLASLVFWVVSIQPGTGVPSNARIVPNVTDMAYERAEQLLLDEDLEPTRLEEPSDTVAAGNVIRVSPASGTSVAIGEKIDVFVSTGVETTAVPRLVGLNRAAADEALRSAGLRLGSATMRNDPAAAAGTVLSASQEEGAEVPEGTAVNLEVATGQVTLIDVAGYTVEAATRELEADDKQLTVLTEENPECPAAPGGPVVLSQSLAPGDVPIHSTVTLVYCSGS from the coding sequence GTGTCGGCTGAGCCGCGCGTTCTTTCGGGACGATACCGCGTCGATGAGCCCATCGGGCGCGGCGGGATGGCTCGGGTGTACCGCGGCTACGACCTCACCCTCGGCAGGCCGGTGGCGATCAAGATCCTCAAGCGCGATCTCGCCGAGGACAGTGCGTTCCGCACGCGTTTCCGCCTCGAGGCGCAGGCGGCATCGCGCATGTCGAATCCCACGATCGTGCGCGTCTACGACGCGGGCGAGGATGCGGAGACCGACCCCGACGGCTCCGTGCACCCGGTGCCGTACATCGTGATGGAGCTGGTCGACGGCGAGCTGCTCAAAGACCTCGTCGCGGCGGGCCCGCTGGCAGCCGACACCGCCGTGCGGTACGTCGACGGCATCCTCGAAGCGCTGGAGTACTCCCATCGTGCCGGTGTCGTGCACCGCGACATCAAGCCCGGCAACGTCATGGTCACCGACTCCGGCCAGGTGAAGGTGATGGACTTCGGCATCGCGCGCGCAGTGTCCGACTCATCGTCCACGGTGGCCGACACCACCGCCATCCTCGGCACCGCCGCGTACTTCTCCCCCGAGCAGGCCAAGGGCGAGCCGGTCGATGCGCGGGCCGACGTGTACTCCACCGGCGTCGTGCTGTACGAGCTGCTCACCGGCCGGCAGCCCTTCCGCGGGGAGAGCCCGGTCGCTGTGGCCTACCAGCACGTCAGCGAGACGCCCGTCCCGCCCAGCGAGGTCAACCCCACGGTGCCGCGAGCCCTCGACGCCGTCGTGCTGCGGGCCCTCGCCAAGGATCCCTTCCAGCGATTCCAGGATGCCGCCGCGTTCCGTGAGGCGCTGGACAGCGCCGTCGACGGCCGCACGCCCTCGAAGCGCCAGGTCGGCGCGCTGACGTCGCAGCTCTACGGCCCCGACCCCCGGCAGGCCCAGGACACCGCGCGTTCGCTGCGCCAGCTGACCACCGACACCACGATGACGCGCACGCAGTCGGGCCCGCCCGCCGCATGGATCTGGGCCGGCGTGGTGCTGCTGATCGCGCTGCTGGCATCGCTGGTGTTCTGGGTGGTCAGCATCCAGCCCGGCACCGGAGTGCCGAGCAACGCGCGCATCGTGCCGAATGTGACGGACATGGCCTACGAGCGCGCGGAGCAGCTGCTGCTCGACGAGGACCTCGAGCCGACTCGCCTGGAGGAGCCGAGCGACACGGTGGCCGCGGGCAACGTCATCCGCGTCTCCCCCGCGTCGGGGACATCCGTCGCCATCGGCGAGAAGATCGACGTCTTCGTCTCGACCGGGGTGGAGACGACGGCCGTGCCCCGCCTGGTCGGCCTCAACCGCGCGGCAGCCGATGAGGCGCTCAGATCGGCCGGACTGCGACTGGGCAGCGCCACCATGCGCAACGATCCCGCCGCTGCCGCGGGCACGGTGCTGTCGGCGTCGCAGGAGGAGGGCGCCGAGGTCCCCGAGGGCACCGCCGTCAACCTGGAGGTGGCGACCGGCCAGGTCACGCTGATCGATGTCGCCGGTTACACCGTCGAGGCCGCCACGCGCGAGCTCGAGGCGGACGACAAGCAGCTGACGGTGCTGACCGAGGAGAACCCGGAGTGCCCGGCTGCTCCGGGTGGTCCCGTCGTGCTCTCGCAGTCGCTCGCCCCCGGTGACGTGCCGATCCACTCCACCGTCACGCTCGTCTACTGCTCCGGGTCCTAG
- a CDS encoding serine/threonine-protein kinase translates to MRPTQGVTFGGRYELDSRIAIGGMGEVWEATDHVIGRTVAIKILKDEYMGDPGFLERFRAEARHAALVNHEGIASVFDYGEENGSAFLVMELVPGEALSTILEREGSLSPDKTLDIVAQTSLALQAAHAAGLVHRDIKPGNLLITPDGRVKITDFGIARIADQVPLTATGQVMGTVQYLSPEQASGHPASPATDIYSLGIVAYECLAGKRPFTGESQVAIAMAQINEQAPPLPESVPLPVQNLVMAMIAKKPDDRPATASAVARAATALRRGDLTAAVAAVPAIAGGVAVDEVTQLLTPGLSTQDATRLLPATATMAATGDDAAVEGVTDKPKPKRNRWTWPLIGLIVLLLLVLGGTVWALLSNQQPEPTPSPTNSSTPSRAPSPSATPSTPETVAVSAGDLEGLTCEQASAVLQELGLGADCVEGDPAPNEASQGLIYRVPTTGNLPLGTVVQLIYYGGQVALENPGAPTLSSPVETGTTVQVTWPGYSCPSGQGSVSSYNLTATNGVFPNGQSSSAFGSSERSAPLQITGAAGQSVIVTYTVTCSGGSAGERTTGASGEAAALITAPPEPEPAPTPEPTEGAQNDGP, encoded by the coding sequence ATGAGACCGACGCAGGGAGTGACCTTCGGCGGCCGATACGAGCTGGACTCGCGGATCGCGATCGGCGGCATGGGCGAGGTGTGGGAGGCGACCGACCACGTCATCGGCCGCACCGTCGCCATCAAGATCCTCAAAGACGAGTACATGGGCGACCCCGGGTTCCTCGAGCGCTTCCGCGCCGAGGCCCGTCACGCCGCACTCGTCAACCACGAGGGCATCGCCAGCGTGTTCGACTACGGCGAGGAGAACGGCAGCGCCTTCCTCGTGATGGAGCTCGTCCCCGGCGAGGCTCTGTCGACGATCCTCGAGCGCGAGGGATCGCTCTCGCCCGACAAGACGCTCGACATCGTCGCTCAGACGTCGCTCGCTCTGCAGGCCGCCCACGCGGCCGGCCTCGTGCACCGCGACATCAAGCCCGGAAACCTGCTGATCACCCCTGATGGCCGCGTCAAGATCACCGACTTCGGCATCGCGCGCATCGCCGACCAGGTGCCCTTGACCGCCACCGGTCAGGTCATGGGCACGGTGCAGTACCTCTCCCCCGAGCAGGCATCGGGTCACCCGGCATCCCCCGCCACCGACATCTACTCGCTCGGCATCGTCGCGTACGAGTGCCTGGCGGGCAAGCGCCCGTTCACGGGTGAGTCGCAGGTCGCCATCGCGATGGCGCAGATCAACGAGCAGGCACCGCCCCTTCCCGAGTCGGTGCCGCTGCCGGTGCAGAACCTCGTGATGGCGATGATCGCCAAGAAGCCCGACGACCGGCCCGCCACGGCGTCGGCCGTCGCCCGCGCCGCCACCGCGCTGCGGCGCGGCGACCTCACTGCCGCCGTCGCTGCCGTGCCGGCCATCGCCGGGGGCGTCGCCGTCGACGAGGTCACCCAGCTGCTCACCCCCGGGCTGAGCACGCAGGATGCCACGCGGCTGCTGCCGGCGACCGCCACGATGGCGGCCACCGGCGACGACGCGGCTGTCGAGGGCGTGACGGACAAGCCCAAGCCCAAGCGCAACCGCTGGACCTGGCCGCTGATCGGCCTGATCGTGCTGCTGCTGCTCGTGCTGGGCGGCACCGTGTGGGCACTGCTGTCCAACCAGCAGCCCGAGCCGACCCCTTCGCCGACGAACTCGTCCACCCCGAGCCGCGCGCCGAGCCCGTCAGCGACACCGTCGACCCCCGAGACCGTCGCCGTGAGCGCCGGTGACCTCGAGGGACTCACCTGCGAACAGGCCTCTGCCGTGCTGCAGGAACTCGGCCTCGGAGCGGACTGCGTGGAGGGCGACCCCGCCCCCAACGAGGCGAGCCAGGGCCTGATCTACCGCGTCCCCACCACCGGCAACCTGCCGCTGGGCACGGTCGTGCAGCTCATCTACTACGGCGGCCAGGTCGCCCTGGAGAACCCCGGCGCACCCACGCTGTCGAGCCCGGTGGAGACCGGCACGACCGTGCAGGTGACCTGGCCCGGGTACTCCTGCCCGTCCGGTCAGGGCAGCGTCAGCTCGTACAACCTCACCGCGACCAACGGCGTCTTCCCCAACGGGCAGTCGTCCTCGGCCTTCGGCAGCAGCGAGCGCTCCGCGCCGCTGCAGATCACCGGAGCGGCCGGGCAATCGGTCATCGTCACCTACACCGTGACCTGCAGCGGCGGCAGCGCCGGTGAGCGCACGACCGGCGCCTCCGGCGAGGCCGCGGCGCTCATCACCGCACCGCCTGAGCCTGAGCCGGCTCCGACGCCCGAGCCGACCGAGGGCGCGCAGAACGACGGGCCGTGA
- a CDS encoding peptidoglycan D,D-transpeptidase FtsI family protein gives MTKELRRLSMLVLAMFLALFVSTSVIQVVQADDLSANPLNRRALYDTFEVQRGAIIASGAAIAASVPTDDLYSWQRVYTDPYMWAPVTGFINPVLGSATGMERAMNQELSGTADSQFLARIEQIISGQQPRGSNVVLTLDAAAQRAAFEALGDLQGAVVAIEPATGRILAMVSSPSYDTNLLAVHDAAAVEATEAALLDDPLQPLDNRAIAGRLNPPGSTFKLVVASAALSTGEWTAQSTLPNPAAYTLPQSSSIVRNAGGGTCGPGEEVTIADALRLSCNIPFAELAVRLGDDVIRDEAEKFGFDSSFTMPLESTPSVYPTVLDDAQTALSGFGQGDVRATPLQMAMVSAGIAHQGVVMNPRMVEAIIAADFTQQQSFDDTEYGRAVSEEVAASMTRMMVANVQTGIASGATIDGVDVAGKTGTAENGVDDPYTLWFTGFAPADDPRVAVAVVVENGGGLGQSGSSNRIAAPIAAKVMEAVLSR, from the coding sequence ATGACCAAAGAACTGCGACGGCTGTCGATGCTGGTGCTCGCCATGTTCCTGGCGCTGTTCGTCTCGACGAGCGTCATCCAGGTGGTGCAGGCCGATGACCTCAGCGCCAACCCGCTCAACCGACGTGCCCTGTACGACACCTTCGAGGTGCAGCGCGGCGCGATCATCGCCAGCGGTGCCGCGATCGCGGCGTCGGTGCCGACCGACGACCTCTACAGCTGGCAGCGGGTCTACACCGATCCGTACATGTGGGCTCCGGTCACCGGCTTCATCAACCCCGTGCTGGGCTCGGCCACCGGCATGGAGCGCGCGATGAACCAGGAGCTCAGCGGCACCGCCGACTCGCAGTTCCTCGCCCGCATCGAGCAGATCATCAGCGGTCAGCAGCCGCGCGGGTCGAACGTCGTGCTCACCCTCGACGCCGCCGCGCAGCGGGCGGCCTTCGAGGCCCTCGGCGACCTGCAGGGCGCGGTCGTGGCGATCGAGCCCGCCACCGGACGCATCCTGGCGATGGTCTCGAGCCCCAGCTACGACACGAACCTCCTCGCCGTCCACGACGCCGCGGCGGTCGAGGCGACCGAGGCCGCGCTGCTCGACGACCCGCTGCAGCCCCTCGACAACCGTGCGATCGCCGGCCGGCTCAACCCCCCGGGTTCGACCTTCAAACTGGTCGTGGCGTCGGCTGCGCTGTCGACGGGTGAATGGACGGCCCAGTCCACGCTCCCCAACCCGGCCGCCTACACGCTCCCGCAGTCCTCGAGCATCGTGCGCAACGCCGGCGGCGGCACCTGCGGCCCCGGCGAGGAGGTCACCATCGCCGACGCGCTGCGGCTGAGCTGCAACATCCCGTTCGCCGAGCTCGCCGTGCGGCTCGGCGACGACGTCATCCGCGACGAGGCGGAGAAGTTCGGCTTCGATTCCTCCTTCACCATGCCGCTGGAGTCGACCCCCTCGGTCTACCCCACGGTCCTCGACGACGCGCAGACGGCACTGTCCGGCTTCGGCCAGGGAGACGTGCGGGCCACTCCCCTGCAGATGGCGATGGTGTCCGCCGGAATCGCCCATCAGGGCGTCGTGATGAACCCCCGGATGGTCGAGGCGATCATCGCTGCGGACTTCACCCAGCAGCAGTCATTCGACGACACCGAGTACGGCCGTGCCGTCTCGGAGGAAGTAGCGGCATCCATGACGAGGATGATGGTGGCGAATGTCCAAACGGGCATCGCAAGCGGTGCAACAATAGACGGCGTAGACGTCGCCGGGAAGACCGGTACCGCGGAGAACGGGGTGGACGATCCCTACACGTTGTGGTTCACAGGTTTCGCTCCGGCCGACGACCCTCGGGTCGCCGTGGCCGTCGTGGTCGAGAACGGCGGCGGACTGGGCCAGTCTGGCAGCAGCAACAGGATCGCGGCTCCGATCGCGGCAAAGGTCATGGAGGCGGTGCTGAGCAGATGA
- a CDS encoding FtsW/RodA/SpoVE family cell cycle protein, whose amino-acid sequence MTAPADVKTDTAVIKALRKLRMPQTQRNRELGLLIFAFIVNTAAVALVQLGANDALDPSFLLYCGGLTVLVLALHIVLRLVARDADPFVVPIATVLTGLGIAMIYRIDLYFDSTGWGATSNRQLAWTAIAVLGAIAVVLALRNYRVLFRYTYLFGLLGILLMLLPIVPGLGADANADVWVSLGIFSFQPGELAKIALAIFFAGYLVRTRESLTSVGTRVLGMTWPRARELGPLLVIWLASLGIIVLQRDLGTGLLIFGMFVAMLYVATGKTSWVLIGLILAAGGAFLASRVLPYVGGRFENWLNAFDPELYEAGAGTFQLANGIFGLAQGGLVGTGLGQGRPWMTPLSQSDYIFPSLGEELGLIGVFAILCLYMVFTSRGIRIGLAGQDDFGKLLATGLSFTLALQVFIMVGGVTRIIPLTGLTTPFLAAGGSSLVANWIIVALLLRISDAVRSRPRVVIG is encoded by the coding sequence ATGACCGCTCCCGCCGATGTGAAGACCGACACCGCCGTCATCAAGGCGCTGCGCAAGCTCCGGATGCCGCAGACCCAGCGCAATCGCGAACTCGGACTGCTGATCTTCGCCTTCATCGTCAACACCGCCGCCGTGGCGCTCGTGCAGTTGGGCGCGAACGACGCACTCGACCCGAGCTTCCTCCTCTACTGCGGCGGACTGACCGTGCTCGTCCTCGCGCTGCACATCGTGCTGCGCCTGGTCGCCCGCGACGCCGACCCCTTCGTCGTGCCGATCGCCACCGTGCTCACCGGCCTCGGCATCGCGATGATCTACCGCATCGATCTGTACTTCGACAGCACGGGCTGGGGCGCGACGTCCAACCGGCAGCTGGCCTGGACGGCGATCGCCGTCCTCGGGGCGATCGCCGTCGTCCTCGCGCTGCGCAACTACCGGGTGCTGTTCCGGTACACCTACCTGTTCGGGCTGCTCGGCATCCTGCTGATGCTCCTGCCGATCGTGCCCGGACTGGGTGCCGACGCCAACGCGGACGTCTGGGTGAGCCTGGGCATCTTCTCCTTCCAGCCCGGCGAGCTGGCCAAGATCGCCCTGGCGATCTTCTTCGCCGGCTACCTCGTGCGCACGCGGGAGTCCCTCACCTCGGTGGGCACGAGGGTGCTCGGCATGACCTGGCCCCGCGCCCGGGAGCTCGGGCCGCTGCTGGTGATCTGGCTGGCGTCGCTCGGCATCATCGTGCTGCAGCGGGACCTCGGCACCGGCCTGCTCATCTTCGGCATGTTCGTCGCCATGCTGTACGTCGCGACGGGCAAGACGAGCTGGGTCCTCATCGGGTTGATCCTCGCCGCGGGCGGCGCTTTCCTGGCATCCCGCGTGCTGCCCTACGTCGGCGGCCGGTTCGAGAACTGGCTGAACGCCTTCGACCCCGAGCTGTACGAGGCCGGCGCCGGCACCTTCCAGCTCGCCAACGGCATCTTCGGCCTGGCGCAGGGCGGCCTGGTCGGCACGGGTCTCGGTCAGGGCCGGCCGTGGATGACCCCGCTGTCGCAGAGCGACTACATCTTCCCCAGCCTCGGTGAGGAGCTCGGGCTCATCGGCGTCTTCGCGATCCTCTGCCTGTACATGGTGTTCACCAGCCGCGGCATCCGCATCGGGCTGGCCGGGCAGGACGACTTCGGCAAGCTGCTCGCCACCGGCCTGTCGTTCACCCTCGCGCTGCAGGTGTTCATCATGGTGGGCGGCGTCACCCGCATCATTCCGCTGACCGGACTGACCACCCCGTTCCTCGCAGCGGGCGGATCGTCACTCGTGGCGAACTGGATCATCGTGGCACTGCTGCTGCGCATCTCGGATGCCGTGCGCAGCCGACCCCGGGTGGTGATCGGATGA
- a CDS encoding PP2C family protein-serine/threonine phosphatase: protein MVFQGSSVAISHTGKVRSNNQDSGYAGSNLFAVADGMGGHAGGDVASSIAITRLAELDRTYDSPSDAELALRDAVADTATQLIETVKAKPELAGMGTTLSALIMVDDYAVLAHIGDSRVYLYRDDTLTQITTDHTFVQRLVDSGRITPEEARFHPRRSVLMRVLGDMDADPELDTFIMPTQPGDRWLLCSDGLSGVVDEAHTAKALGQGLPPGRTADVLLRQALDGGAPDNVTIVLVDVGGQHPVFLGTPTVVGSASNPTGIEVPAVRPARAGWLHTGRQAANEPTHFEPAAEFLEELIEEDRRRARSRRIWWVLATVGVLVLLAGGLFAGYSWTQTRFYVGADDDTVVIYRGIQQTIGPLSLSTPYRDTGIELADLPAFVRDSVEQTISAGSLDDARRIVTQLRDTAEEMP, encoded by the coding sequence ATGGTCTTCCAGGGTTCGAGCGTTGCGATCTCGCACACCGGCAAGGTGCGCTCCAACAACCAGGACTCCGGCTACGCCGGGTCGAACCTGTTCGCCGTCGCGGACGGCATGGGCGGTCACGCCGGCGGTGACGTGGCCTCGAGCATCGCGATCACCCGCCTGGCCGAGCTGGACCGCACGTACGACTCCCCCTCGGATGCCGAGCTCGCACTGCGCGACGCCGTCGCCGACACCGCGACGCAGCTGATCGAGACGGTCAAGGCCAAGCCGGAGCTCGCGGGCATGGGGACCACCCTCAGCGCCCTCATCATGGTGGACGACTACGCCGTGCTCGCCCACATCGGCGATTCCCGCGTCTACCTCTACCGCGACGACACGCTCACCCAGATCACGACCGATCACACCTTCGTGCAGCGCCTGGTCGACTCCGGCCGCATCACGCCCGAGGAGGCCCGCTTCCACCCCCGTCGCTCGGTGCTCATGCGCGTGCTCGGCGACATGGACGCCGACCCCGAGCTCGACACCTTCATCATGCCGACCCAGCCCGGCGACCGCTGGCTGCTGTGCTCGGACGGACTGTCGGGCGTCGTCGATGAGGCCCACACCGCGAAGGCCCTCGGCCAGGGTCTGCCCCCGGGGCGCACCGCCGACGTGCTGCTGCGCCAGGCGCTGGACGGCGGAGCCCCCGACAACGTCACGATCGTGCTCGTCGACGTGGGCGGGCAGCACCCCGTCTTCCTCGGCACCCCCACCGTCGTCGGCTCCGCATCCAATCCGACGGGCATCGAGGTCCCCGCCGTCCGTCCCGCGCGAGCGGGCTGGCTGCACACCGGCCGGCAGGCTGCCAACGAACCCACGCACTTCGAGCCGGCCGCCGAGTTCCTCGAAGAACTCATCGAAGAGGATCGCCGCCGCGCCCGCAGCCGCCGCATCTGGTGGGTTCTCGCGACGGTCGGCGTTCTCGTGCTGCTCGCCGGCGGCCTGTTCGCGGGGTACTCCTGGACGCAGACGCGGTTCTACGTCGGCGCGGACGACGACACGGTGGTGATCTACCGCGGCATCCAGCAGACGATCGGCCCGCTGTCGCTGTCGACCCCCTACCGCGACACCGGCATCGAGCTGGCCGATCTGCCCGCGTTCGTGCGCGACAGCGTCGAGCAGACGATCTCGGCCGGTTCGCTGGACGACGCCCGCCGCATCGTCACACAGCTGCGCGACACGGCGGAGGAGATGCCATGA
- a CDS encoding FHA domain-containing protein FhaB/FipA → MSELTLLLLRIGFLVLLWFFVFAVVYSLRADLFGVKVRKLPEPTPAAAAPAASAPAAATAPVGRPAAAPAPRSGGPATTGTVSRIVITSGPKTGLELPLGTEPLTIGRSSESGLVIRDDYTSSHHARLVLWGDQWMIQDLDSTNGTWHDGQRVASPVAIKVGAPIKVGATTFELRK, encoded by the coding sequence GTGAGTGAGCTGACCCTGCTGCTGCTGCGCATCGGCTTCCTGGTTCTGCTGTGGTTCTTCGTCTTCGCGGTGGTCTACTCCCTGCGCGCCGACCTGTTCGGCGTGAAGGTGCGCAAGCTCCCCGAGCCCACCCCCGCCGCCGCGGCTCCCGCCGCCAGCGCCCCCGCTGCAGCCACCGCGCCGGTGGGGCGTCCCGCAGCCGCACCGGCGCCGCGGTCCGGCGGACCCGCCACGACCGGCACCGTCAGCCGCATCGTGATCACCAGCGGCCCGAAGACCGGGCTCGAGCTGCCCCTCGGCACCGAGCCGCTCACCATCGGCCGGTCCAGCGAATCGGGTCTGGTGATCCGCGACGACTACACCTCCAGCCACCACGCACGCCTCGTGCTGTGGGGGGATCAGTGGATGATCCAGGACCTCGATTCGACCAACGGCACCTGGCACGACGGCCAGCGCGTGGCCTCGCCGGTGGCGATCAAGGTCGGCGCTCCCATCAAGGTGGGCGCGACGACCTTCGAGCTGCGGAAGTAA